The DNA sequence GATCGGATTCGACAATCGTGCGAGTGGTCGCAGGTACCCAGATCAACGCACTAGCAGTTGCAGGAGCTGGCAAGTTATTTGCTGATAAGTTCAGTGGATCGAAGAAGGAACGGCCTGAATTGGACAAGATGTCGGACCAGCTCTGTGACGGCGATGTTGTGACCGTTACTAGATACGACAGATTGGCTCGGTCTCTAAAAGACCTCTTGGAAATTGTAGAGATTATCAACAAGCAAGATTCCTGCTTCCGCTCTTTGGTTGAGGACATCGACACAACGACCTCGGCAGGACATCTCGTGTTTCACGTCTTTGCGTCTATCGCCCAGTTTGAGCGATAGCGAATTTCGGAGCGCACAAGGGAGAGATTGGCACCTGCACGCAAACGTGGCCGGATTGGTGGTAGCCCCCCTGACCTAACGGCATCCCAGAAGGGCGAAGTGCGCCGTTTGCGCGATGAAGAGCAATGGCCCTTGCCATCGGGTGGCATGGCTATTGTACTTCATGGCGATCTTCTCCCCGCTTGGCCGCACTTCGGGCAGCGGTCGATAAGGACCGCAGTGGCGAGCGCGGGGCTGAGGATGTTTGCAGATAAGATCAGCGGTTCAACGCGTGAATGGCACGAACTGGACAAGTTGCTCGAGCAGCTAAGGAAATCGGTCATACCAGCTGTAACCCCAAGCTCCATCGCAGTGTTCATAACATCAGCATTAAGACCCATTCGTTCAGGTGTTATGTTCTGCGTTAGCAGCACGGCAGATGCCGTATACATCAGGGATGTTCCTGCGGGCAAGATTATTAATCCCGGTAAAATTTGCTGAATCTATATTCATCGGGCGGCCCTTGAG is a window from the Octadecabacter antarcticus 307 genome containing:
- a CDS encoding recombinase family protein; protein product: MVAGTQINALAVAGAGKLFADKFSGSKKERPELDKMSDQLCDGDVVTVTRYDRLARSLKDLLEIVEIINKQDSCFRSLVEDIDTTTSAGHLVFHVFASIAQFER